A stretch of DNA from Caldilineales bacterium:
TTGCACTATGCATCGGTGCAGGCTATTCCGTATGGATCTGCTTATTTTACGAAGGTATGCAGCGTGAACTCCATTTTTTATTGGCCTGATGTGGCGCAGGGGATTGGAGAATGTGGGCGGGTATTAGGAGAAGGTGGAGTGTTAGTGTTGTGTTTTACGAGTAAGGCAAGCTTAGGGCGCCGGGCTTTTGCGCGACATGGGCTCCATCTATATGATGGTGACGAAGTTGGGGAAATGATGAAGCGGGCAGGCTTGGGAGATATCACTATTGAAGCTAGAGCAGATCGTCATCGGACTTTTTGGAGTGTGGTAGGGAAGAAAGGTGGGAAAGGATAGAGGGCGCTGGTTGTGTGTGGCTATCAGCCGGCCAACAATCGCATGCAGCCGACCTGCGCTACGCGCTTCCGACCCCGGCTTGTTGTGGTTCACAGTTTGTTTGGCAATTCGGCGTGGTTTCGTTGGATGCCGCTTGGCGGCTGATGCGAGACGTCGGGCGGACGAGCACGACTGGTCCGGCCGGGCGACACACTTATCACCAATATGATCGAAGTTCACTATGTCGTAGTTCTGATAATCCGGCCCCGCAGCGGCAAGCACCAAGTGCTCATGGCTAAACGTTCGGCGGGGCAGTACATGGGCGACACATGGCAGCTCATCTCAGGTGGGTTGGAGCCACACGAGACTGCGTGGCAGGGTGCGCTCCGTGAGATGCGTGAGGAGACCGGGTTGGTGCCAGAGGAGTTTTACCGCCTTAGTACGCTCACGCACTTCTATCGACCGGACAATGATTCTTTGAATATCGCCCCCATGTTTTGCGCAATAGTCAATGAAGACGCCATTGTTACGATTAATGCCGAGCATTCGGCGTTCGAGTGGGTAGATGTCGATGAGGCAACCTCTCGGCTCATGTGGCCGAGCGATCGGCAAGCACTGGAGGAACTGCGCTCGCTAATCTTGGTTGGCGGTATCGCCAAGAAATATATGAGGATCGTGACCGATGGCGGAGCCGTCTAACGCCGACGTCAGCCGCCGGGCGCATTTCACGTACCAACCGCACAGCTCATCCCCTGTCGGCTGCACGTGTCAGATTGACCCCGTTCGCGAAGCAGGCGGGCGCGACTCAGCGTAGCCGCTGGGCGCCAATGGCCCTGACAGTCACCCACAAGAGGCTCTAGCATGGCCGACGTGCTCCTATTCCACCACGCACAAGGACTCACCCCTGGCGTGATCGCCTTTGCCGATCACCTGCGCCGGGCCGGGCACCGGGTGCACACGCCCGACCTGTTCGATGGCCGCACCTTCGACGACCTCGATCAGGGGATTCAATTCGTCAAGGAACTGGGCTTTGGCGAGGTGCTGGCCCGCGGCGAACGCGCCGCCGACGGTTTACCCGCCGGGCTGGTCTATGCGGGATTCTCCCTGGGCGTGCTCCCAGCCCAGAAGCTGGCCCAAACCCGCCCGGCCGCCGGCGGGGCGCTGCTGTTCTTTGCCTGCGTGCCAGTGTCCGAGTTCGGCGCCGCCTGGCCGAAGGGGGTTCCGGTGCAGATCCATGCCATGGCTGCCGACCCGTTCTTTGTCACCGAGGGCGACATCGACGCCGCGCGCGCCCTCGTCGCCCAGGCGGACGAAGCGGAATTGTTCCTCTACCCTGGCGACCAACACCTCTTCGCCGACAGTTCGCTGCCCTCCTACGATGCGCAGGCCTCCGCCCTCCTGGGGGAGCGAGTGCTACGCTTCCTCGCCGCACGATGACATCAAGGTGCGACGCACTTCGAAGTGCGTCGCACCTCTACCCCCTCGTCCCGCAAGTGCTTGCAGGCAAGCCGTGGTTCGTATACAATGATGGCCACCTGCACGAATGGCGCAGAGAACCGAACGTCGAAACCCCACATCGTTCTCGATGCCGCCCGTCACGGTAGCTTTACCAGGCGATGGGGCCAGACGAACAGCCGGCGACCTTCCTCTGACTGAGCCGCATGGCAACGGAGCCGGGAAGGTCATCATCCTTTCTTCTCGGAGGCAACCTATGAAACTCAGCGCACCCAAGCAGATTACATTCTGGATCGCCGTAGTCATCGCTGTTCTTGGCATCATTGCCAGTCTTGTGTCGATCCCGGTGCTGTCGGGATTTGCCCTCTGGCTGGTGGTGATCGGCTTCGTGCTGTTGGCCGCCGCCAACATGCTCGAAGGTCTGTAACGAGATCGCCGGGGGTGCAGGCCCTACCTGCCGGTCGGCTCCGCGACAGCGCCGGTTTGCACCCCCAAGACCCGCCGGCATCCCTGCAGCAGGAGGGTGTTGGGCGGCAAGGGCAGTGGTGGGCGGAGGAGGAGACATGATCAAGGTTTTTCAGGAGTGGGCCAAACGTGAATACAGCTTGCGACAGCGGCTCATCGCCCTGGGCTTCGAGGCCGTCCTGTTCGTGATCGTGCTCCCCTACTTGCTCGTCGTCTCGGCGGCGGCGGTCGATCACCGCCTGGGCCTGCCCCGGTTCACCATCGGCGCTGCCAACTGGCTTGTCGGTCTGGCGCTGATCGTGGGCGGCGGCTTCCTGGCCCTGTGGTCGATCCAGACGCAGCTGACGATCGGGCGCGGCACGCCGGCGCCGATGATGCCAACGCAAAAACTGATCGCAAAAGGCCCCTTTGCCAACTGCCGCAACCCCATGGCGCTTGGCACCGTGGTCGCTTTTGCCGGCATCTGTGTGTGGATCGGCTCCTTCGCGGCGCTGGCGGTGGTCCTGGCCTTCACCGCCCTCCTGCTGCTGTATGTGAAACTGATCGAAGAGCAAGAACTGGAGGCCCGTTTTGGGGCGGAGTACCAGGAATACAAACGGCGCACCCCCTTTCTGATCCCGCGACGCCGCCGGTGAACCCGCTTCCTGGCTGGTTGCCACCGCTGTCGCAAGTGGCGGTATTCCCGTGAACGGACTCATGAACTTTGTCCGGGAGCAGCTTTCGGCCTACATCGAGGTGATGGTCTTTGCCGCCACCCGGCTCCGGCTCCGGCACTGGAGCGAGGCGGCGGTGATCGGTCTCATCCTCATCGTCGCCCTGGGCGTGATCTTCCTCTGCGACCGCTGGATGAAGAACTACCGGCTCCGCTTCGCCGCCGGCGCCGTTCTGTCCTCCCTCGTCCTCAGTCTGGCCGTGGGCGTGATGGGGCTGCTCTTGAGCCTGCCACGCCTGTTCTCCACTGTGCGCGACACCTTTCCCGTGGTCTGCATCGGGTCGCCGGCCTTCATTCTGACCCTCGGCCTGCTCATCTCCTTCGGCAGCCGCCGGCGCCATCGGCGTCCCCTCTCCGGCCTCGCCATCTTGCTTGGGGCGTGGCTACTCTCCGCCTATATCTTTTTCGCCACTTTTATCGTCTTCTTTCGCTACCTCGTGGTCAGCTAACCTGAAGACCGCTCACTGAGCCGCCGTGGAGGGTGACAGACAGCCGGGCCGGTCGCTCTCGAGGCGATGGAGTTCGATCCGGCCATAGGTGCGGTCATCCCACCCCCTCTCCAGCGTCGTACACGCTGCCATCCAATCCCAGAACTGTTGGCGGAAGTCGGGGGGGAAGTCGAACGGGGCGCCGGCGAAGCTGTTGTTGGTCAGGATGAAGCCGGGGGCGTCGCCGTCCAGCGCCGGGGCGATCAACGCCGACAGGTCGGGCATCTGGCCGCTGCCGGCAAAACTCGCCCGTGCCTGAAGATAGATCGTGTTCAGGCCCAGGTAGGGGTGGTCGCGCAACGGCCACCACCAGCGATACTCGCCCACCACCGGCGCTTGCGGCGGCAGCGAGGCTGCGATCTGGCTGCCGAGGGCGCCGTAATTCGTCACCTCGCCCATCTGCTCCCAATCGGTGCGGTAGCCCTCGCGACCGTCCCATCCCACCAGACCCACAAAGGCGATCACCGCTGCCACGGCCCCGACCCGCACCACACCCAGCCCCGGCCCCTTGATCGCCCATCGCGCCAGCGCCGTCGCTGACATCGCCACCGCCAGACAAAGCCCCGGCCACAGCACCAGGGCGTAGAGCGGCGTCTTGGTCTGCTCCAACAGCGCCAGGAGGACGGCAAAGGTGAGCAGGCTGGCCGCCAGCAGGAGGTCGCCCAGGCGGCCGTGGCGCCACAGACGCAAGACCAGATAGCCCAGCACCGGCGCCAGCAGGCCCAGCAGCAGGGTGGGGCCGATGTACGCCTGATGGGGATTGCCCCAACGCTGCAAGCCCAGGCCCAGCGGCCGATAACGCTGCAACTCGGCGCCGAGATTCTGGCGCCAGAAGTCGAGGGACGCGAACGCCGCCCTGTCGCCGTAGCGCGCCATCTGCCTGCCATAGTCGGCCCAGTGCAGCCCGATCCAGACCAGATAGGGCAGGAGGAGCGCCAGGAAGCCGAGCAGCAGCCAGCCAATGCCAACCCCCTGCCATCCGCCCCGGCGCCGCTGCAACAGCCAGACGCCGAGGACGAGCGGAAAGACGAACAGGCCGATGAAGTGGGTGAGCGCCGCCGCCCCCGCGCAGAGGCCGACCACCAGCGCCCGCCAGCGGCCGGGCCGGGCCGCCAGTGCCGTGAATGCGGCCAGCGTCAACCACACCCAGGCAACAGCCGTCGCTTCGAAGCGAGCCGAGCGCGCCACCCCCAGCAGGGGCAGACCCGGATAGACCGCCACCAGGTCGGAGCGCCAGAGCAGGATGAGGAAGGTGGCGAGGAAGGCGGTGGGCAGATCGTACCAGCGCCAGCCCAACCACCCTACCGCCCACAGCAACAGAACGGTGAAGAAAACCGAAACCATGCGCGCCAGGGCGATATCCATCCCCGCCAGGCGAAAGACCAGCGCCTGCCAGAAGTGCTGAGCCGGAAGATCGATGAAGAAATGCCGGTCGGCGCCGTCGAAACCGGCATAGAGGTCGGAGCCGAGCACCCCCTGCCGCGCCAACTTGGCCGATACAGAGATGATCGTGTTCTCATCGGCGCTCACCGGCCGGAAGTTCCCCAGATCGGCGGCGGCGAAACCAGCAAAGGTGAGCGTGAGCGCCAGCATCCAGGCCAGCCAGAGCCAATGAACAAAGCTGAGGCGGGCGGCCGGCCTGGCTGTGGGGGCCGTGGCAGGAGGATGGGTGGGAAGTGCAGTCGTCACGCCAGATAACCTAGAGAGCGCAGTTGCCGTCGCAAGATGGCCTGTTCGGAGGAAGAGAGGCGAGCGCCGTTCGTTTCGTGCGCCGGCGGTGGCGGCAATGGCCGCGCGGCGGTTTCGGGCTGCGCCAGCGCCTGAGCCAGCACGCGGCCATCCATCTCGGCGGGGAGGGGAAGACCAAAACAGTGGAGGATGGTGGGCGCCAGATCGACGATGGCGGCGTTCTCGATCTCGACGCCCCGGCGGATGCCCGGCCCGGCCAGGATCACCAGCCCCTGGCGACGATGATCGCCCGAGTTGCCGTGCCGCTGTTCATCGACCAGACGGCCGCCCGAAACGAACAGCGGGTAGGCGGTCGCTCCGGGCTTGAAGACCACGTGCAGGTCGGGGCCGCCGCCAGCGCCCGCCACCACCTCGGCCACCAGCGGCTCGCCATCGTCGGGGTCGCGCAGATCCAGCAGGGCTGCGGCCACGGCCTGGCGCTGGCGGTCGAGATCTTCGGCTGCAACCAGGCCGGCCGGCTCGCGGCCGCGCAGGTTGATGAACACCTGTCCCATGTGTCCCAGCGCATAGGCGCGGGTGGCCGACCAGTCGACGTCGGCGAAATCGAGCAGCTTCTCTCGCCCCACCAGCCGGCCCAGCCGCCAGGCCGCCGGCCCCAGCATTCGGCTCCGGCAAAGGCGAATGCGGCGGCGGGCTTGCGGCTTGAGCGCCAGCAGCCCCTGATCGAGCAGCCAAAGGTTGAGGTTGACGAGGCGATGGACGGGGCCGAAGCCGTGGTCGCTGAGGACGATGACCACGGCCTCGGCCGGCAGCAGGCCGAGCAAGCGGCCGACACCCTCATCGACGGCGGCGAACAGGTCGCGCACGGCCGAGCCGAAACGAGCGCCCAGCCGGGCATCGTGCCAGGGGTGTGAGGGGTCGAGATGGCGCCAGAGCGCGTGTTGGGCGATGTCCGTGACCAGGAAGTGCACCATCAGGAAATCGGTGGGAT
This window harbors:
- a CDS encoding methyltransferase domain-containing protein; the encoded protein is MFSRFVAKQLSGPSMVVGQWLLAPLWNRRNMALNNVALERLALQADDQVLEVGFGGGYLLGQMLSSVSSGLVAGIDASRAMIVYCEKRYQRFQQSGRLELHYASVQAIPYGSAYFTKVCSVNSIFYWPDVAQGIGECGRVLGEGGVLVLCFTSKASLGRRAFARHGLHLYDGDEVGEMMKRAGLGDITIEARADRHRTFWSVVGKKGGKG
- a CDS encoding NUDIX domain-containing protein, yielding MIEVHYVVVLIIRPRSGKHQVLMAKRSAGQYMGDTWQLISGGLEPHETAWQGALREMREETGLVPEEFYRLSTLTHFYRPDNDSLNIAPMFCAIVNEDAIVTINAEHSAFEWVDVDEATSRLMWPSDRQALEELRSLILVGGIAKKYMRIVTDGGAV
- a CDS encoding dienelactone hydrolase family protein; protein product: MADVLLFHHAQGLTPGVIAFADHLRRAGHRVHTPDLFDGRTFDDLDQGIQFVKELGFGEVLARGERAADGLPAGLVYAGFSLGVLPAQKLAQTRPAAGGALLFFACVPVSEFGAAWPKGVPVQIHAMAADPFFVTEGDIDAARALVAQADEAELFLYPGDQHLFADSSLPSYDAQASALLGERVLRFLAAR
- a CDS encoding isoprenylcysteine carboxylmethyltransferase family protein; amino-acid sequence: MIKVFQEWAKREYSLRQRLIALGFEAVLFVIVLPYLLVVSAAAVDHRLGLPRFTIGAANWLVGLALIVGGGFLALWSIQTQLTIGRGTPAPMMPTQKLIAKGPFANCRNPMALGTVVAFAGICVWIGSFAALAVVLAFTALLLLYVKLIEEQELEARFGAEYQEYKRRTPFLIPRRRR
- a CDS encoding alkaline phosphatase family protein translates to MPASPTAHPPQMLVVGLDGATLDLVRPWAEAGHLPNLRRLMAEGAWGRLQSTLPPVTAPAWASFMTGKHPSGHGVFDFFRGRAGVFDLIDAGAIAGPTLWRLLSQAGVSAGVLNVPVTHPPEAIDGFIVPGLLSPDQGATTHPPGLLEAYRRQLGPYRLTPRRGYRPGHEAAFIADLHDILAVQLRYALRLAADHPTDFLMVHFLVTDIAQHALWRHLDPSHPWHDARLGARFGSAVRDLFAAVDEGVGRLLGLLPAEAVVIVLSDHGFGPVHRLVNLNLWLLDQGLLALKPQARRRIRLCRSRMLGPAAWRLGRLVGREKLLDFADVDWSATRAYALGHMGQVFINLRGREPAGLVAAEDLDRQRQAVAAALLDLRDPDDGEPLVAEVVAGAGGGPDLHVVFKPGATAYPLFVSGGRLVDEQRHGNSGDHRRQGLVILAGPGIRRGVEIENAAIVDLAPTILHCFGLPLPAEMDGRVLAQALAQPETAARPLPPPPAHETNGARLSSSEQAILRRQLRSLGYLA